One stretch of Eupeodes corollae chromosome 2, idEupCoro1.1, whole genome shotgun sequence DNA includes these proteins:
- the LOC129944396 gene encoding glucose-6-phosphate 1-dehydrogenase isoform X2, giving the protein MVCEGTHFDGDIPHTFITFGASGDLAKKKIYPTLWWLFRDNLLPKSTKFCGYSRSHLTVKELRQKCEPYMNVQKNEMERYEQFWSLNEYVAGNYDGRTGYEFLTKTMEEMESKSKANRIFYLALPPSVFENVTVHIKNICMSRNGWNRVIIEKPFGRDAASSKALSDHLASLFTEDQIYRIDHYLGKEMVQNLMTIRFANKILSSTWNRENIASVLITFKEPFGTQGRGGYFDEFGIIRDVMQNHLLQILTLVAMEKPVSCHPDDIRDEKVKVLKNIRSLTLDDMVLGQYIGNPEGEGEAKLSYLDDKTVSKDSTTPTYALAVLEIKNERWEGVPFILRCGKALNERKAEVRIQYHDVSGDIFEGNSKRNELVIRVQPGEALYFKMMTKSPGITFDIEETEMDLTYEHRYKDSYLPDAYERLILDVFCGSLMHFVRSDELHEAWRIFTPILHQIEKERIKPIPYVYGSRGPKEANKKCEQSNFKYYGSYVWKNPEK; this is encoded by the exons ATGGTTTGCGAAGGAACTCATTTTGATGGTGATATCCCACACACTTTCATTACATTTGGTGCTTCG ggtgATTTAGcgaagaaaaaaatctatccgACTCTATGGTGGCTTTTCAGAGATAACTTACTGCCaaagtcaacaaaattttgtggCTACTCACGATCTCATTTGACAGTTAAGGAACTTCGTCAAAAATGTGAACCTTATATGAAT gttcaaaaaaatgaaatggaaCGATATGAGCAATTTTGGTCTTTGAACGAATACGTTGCAGGAAACTATGATGGTCGAACAGGATATGAATTCTTGACCAAAACAATGGAAGAAATGGAAAGCAAATCAAAAGCTAATAGAATTTTCTATCTAGCTCTGCCACCATCTGTATTCGAGAATGTAACAGTTCACATCAAGAATATTTGTATGTCTAGAAA tgGCTGGAATCGGgttattattgaaaaaccatTCGGTCGTGATGCCGCAAGCTCAAAAGCTCTAAGTGATCATTTAGCTTCCCTCTTTACTGAGGACCAAATTTATCGAATTGATCATTATTTGGGAAAAGAAATGGTTCAGAATCTCATGACAATTCGTTTTGCTAATAAGATCCTAAGCTCAACGTGGAATCGCGAAAATATAGCATCAGTTTTGATAACTTTCAAAGAACCCTTCGGAACTCAAGGGCGTGGCGGGTACTTTGATGAATTTGGTATTATTCGAGATGTCATGCAAAACCATTTGctacaaattttaacattagtTGCTATGGAAAAACCAGTTTCCTGTCATCCAGATGATATTCGTGATGAAAAAGTGAAAGTTCTCAAAAATATCCGTTCCCTGACACTGGACGATATGGTATTGGGTCAATATATTGGCAATCCTGAAGGTGAAGGTGAAGCGAAACTGTCGTATCTGGATGATAAGACAGTTTCGAAAGATTCCACAACTCCAACTTATGCTCTAGCAGTGCTTGAAATTAAGAACGAACGTTGGGAAGGAGTGCCGTTTATCCTGCGGTGCGGGAAAGCCCTTAACGAACGAAAAGCTGAAGTTCGTATTCAATATCATGATGTGTCTGGTGACATTTTCGAAGGTAACTCGAAACGAAACGAGCTTGTTATACGTGTACAGCCTGGAGAAGCTCTGTACTTTAAGATGATGACCAAATCCCCGGGAATCACGTTCGATATTGAGGAAACCGAAATGGATCTCACCTATGAACATCGTTATAAGGATTCCTATCTTCCAGATGCCTACGAAAGACTTATATTAGATGTTTTCTGTGGTTCTCTTATGCATTTTGTTCGTTCGGATGAACTTCACGAGGCATGGAGGATATTCACTCCAATTCTCCATCAAATCGAAAAGGAACGCATCAAGCCAATACCTTATGTTTACGGATCACGTGGACCTAAAGAAGCCAACAAGAAGTGCGAGCAGAGTAACTTCAAATATTACGGTTCATATGTTTGGAAGAATCctgaaaagtga
- the LOC129944396 gene encoding glucose-6-phosphate 1-dehydrogenase isoform X1, translating to MEPANKNGNTTNEEGTLSRIIKSLKSVEMVCEGTHFDGDIPHTFITFGASGDLAKKKIYPTLWWLFRDNLLPKSTKFCGYSRSHLTVKELRQKCEPYMNVQKNEMERYEQFWSLNEYVAGNYDGRTGYEFLTKTMEEMESKSKANRIFYLALPPSVFENVTVHIKNICMSRNGWNRVIIEKPFGRDAASSKALSDHLASLFTEDQIYRIDHYLGKEMVQNLMTIRFANKILSSTWNRENIASVLITFKEPFGTQGRGGYFDEFGIIRDVMQNHLLQILTLVAMEKPVSCHPDDIRDEKVKVLKNIRSLTLDDMVLGQYIGNPEGEGEAKLSYLDDKTVSKDSTTPTYALAVLEIKNERWEGVPFILRCGKALNERKAEVRIQYHDVSGDIFEGNSKRNELVIRVQPGEALYFKMMTKSPGITFDIEETEMDLTYEHRYKDSYLPDAYERLILDVFCGSLMHFVRSDELHEAWRIFTPILHQIEKERIKPIPYVYGSRGPKEANKKCEQSNFKYYGSYVWKNPEK from the exons GAAATACAACCAACGAAGAAGGAACACTTTCTCGTataataaaatccttaaaatctGTTGAAATGGTTTGCGAAGGAACTCATTTTGATGGTGATATCCCACACACTTTCATTACATTTGGTGCTTCG ggtgATTTAGcgaagaaaaaaatctatccgACTCTATGGTGGCTTTTCAGAGATAACTTACTGCCaaagtcaacaaaattttgtggCTACTCACGATCTCATTTGACAGTTAAGGAACTTCGTCAAAAATGTGAACCTTATATGAAT gttcaaaaaaatgaaatggaaCGATATGAGCAATTTTGGTCTTTGAACGAATACGTTGCAGGAAACTATGATGGTCGAACAGGATATGAATTCTTGACCAAAACAATGGAAGAAATGGAAAGCAAATCAAAAGCTAATAGAATTTTCTATCTAGCTCTGCCACCATCTGTATTCGAGAATGTAACAGTTCACATCAAGAATATTTGTATGTCTAGAAA tgGCTGGAATCGGgttattattgaaaaaccatTCGGTCGTGATGCCGCAAGCTCAAAAGCTCTAAGTGATCATTTAGCTTCCCTCTTTACTGAGGACCAAATTTATCGAATTGATCATTATTTGGGAAAAGAAATGGTTCAGAATCTCATGACAATTCGTTTTGCTAATAAGATCCTAAGCTCAACGTGGAATCGCGAAAATATAGCATCAGTTTTGATAACTTTCAAAGAACCCTTCGGAACTCAAGGGCGTGGCGGGTACTTTGATGAATTTGGTATTATTCGAGATGTCATGCAAAACCATTTGctacaaattttaacattagtTGCTATGGAAAAACCAGTTTCCTGTCATCCAGATGATATTCGTGATGAAAAAGTGAAAGTTCTCAAAAATATCCGTTCCCTGACACTGGACGATATGGTATTGGGTCAATATATTGGCAATCCTGAAGGTGAAGGTGAAGCGAAACTGTCGTATCTGGATGATAAGACAGTTTCGAAAGATTCCACAACTCCAACTTATGCTCTAGCAGTGCTTGAAATTAAGAACGAACGTTGGGAAGGAGTGCCGTTTATCCTGCGGTGCGGGAAAGCCCTTAACGAACGAAAAGCTGAAGTTCGTATTCAATATCATGATGTGTCTGGTGACATTTTCGAAGGTAACTCGAAACGAAACGAGCTTGTTATACGTGTACAGCCTGGAGAAGCTCTGTACTTTAAGATGATGACCAAATCCCCGGGAATCACGTTCGATATTGAGGAAACCGAAATGGATCTCACCTATGAACATCGTTATAAGGATTCCTATCTTCCAGATGCCTACGAAAGACTTATATTAGATGTTTTCTGTGGTTCTCTTATGCATTTTGTTCGTTCGGATGAACTTCACGAGGCATGGAGGATATTCACTCCAATTCTCCATCAAATCGAAAAGGAACGCATCAAGCCAATACCTTATGTTTACGGATCACGTGGACCTAAAGAAGCCAACAAGAAGTGCGAGCAGAGTAACTTCAAATATTACGGTTCATATGTTTGGAAGAATCctgaaaagtga